Proteins encoded together in one Microbacterium sp. zg-Y625 window:
- a CDS encoding TIGR03943 family putative permease subunit, whose amino-acid sequence MSDTATRSKKSTGLTRGQALANRWLGVGLAAGVAAFTIVLAATGRLGLYINPDTAWFAVSFAVVALVGTVASFALPLGAEADHGHDHGDADELVVPSRGEPGRGRSAEREARRDAVVAAGFGRTAATAATVAGGVLATGIVGAILVLPPASLSAELAMDRDTGAAPLFQGADALDLATTGDTTVFGVGEWATVFATATNPEAFDGDAVTLTGFVTPGDDGFGLTRLVITHCVIDAQVASVPVAVGDVPETGSWVTVSGTVRAGADGALSIAATEVTPVDEPDDPYEY is encoded by the coding sequence TTGTCTGACACCGCGACCCGCTCGAAGAAGTCCACGGGGCTCACCCGCGGGCAGGCACTCGCCAACCGGTGGCTGGGCGTCGGGCTGGCCGCCGGTGTGGCCGCCTTCACCATCGTGCTGGCGGCGACGGGCCGCCTGGGGCTGTACATCAACCCCGACACGGCATGGTTCGCCGTCTCCTTCGCCGTCGTCGCACTCGTCGGCACCGTCGCGAGCTTCGCGCTCCCGCTGGGTGCCGAGGCGGACCACGGGCACGATCACGGTGATGCCGACGAGCTCGTCGTGCCTTCGCGCGGCGAGCCGGGTCGCGGTCGTTCGGCCGAACGCGAGGCCCGCCGCGACGCCGTCGTGGCTGCGGGCTTCGGCCGCACCGCGGCGACCGCCGCCACCGTGGCGGGAGGGGTGCTGGCCACCGGCATCGTCGGCGCGATCCTGGTGCTGCCCCCGGCGTCGCTGTCGGCGGAGCTCGCGATGGACCGTGACACCGGCGCCGCGCCGCTCTTCCAGGGCGCCGACGCGCTCGACCTCGCGACCACCGGTGACACCACGGTGTTCGGGGTGGGGGAGTGGGCGACGGTCTTCGCGACCGCCACCAACCCCGAGGCCTTCGACGGCGACGCGGTGACCCTCACCGGATTCGTCACCCCCGGCGACGACGGCTTCGGCCTCACGCGACTCGTCATCACGCACTGCGTCATCGATGCGCAGGTGGCGAGCGTGCCGGTCGCCGTCGGCGACGTTCCGGAGACGGGGAGCTGGGTGACCGTCAGCGGAACCGTGCGGGCCGGCGCCGACGGCGCGCTGTCGATCGCCGCCACCGAGGTGACTCCCGTGGACGAGCCGGACGACCCGTATGAGTACTGA
- a CDS encoding permease yields the protein MTSVQPRRARRPRTARPEPARSTRLLASLGLGGVLVAALLVVAAITPASTPLPDRAQDGLTLAISVLIESLPFVVLGVLLSIVIQVWLPPGAIERWMPRRAWARRAVLSLLGMFIPVCECGNVPFARGLMMRGFSVPETLTFLVAAPIVNPIVILTTHQAFGFDDGILIARLVGGYLVANLVGWLYSLHPDPDALITDRFRDTCDFAATDTGSRGRRSLAQFVVELRAVMPALVIGSGLAGAVHVLVPREALVAIGSNPALSIAVMIALAMIVSICSNVDAFFALSFASTFTPGAIVAFLIVGPIVDIKMLALLRTTYRTPVLVGMTVVVVLFAFAMGVGVNLLV from the coding sequence GTGACGAGCGTGCAGCCCCGCCGCGCGCGTCGGCCGCGCACCGCGCGCCCGGAACCCGCGCGGAGCACGCGACTGCTGGCCTCGCTCGGGCTCGGCGGGGTGCTGGTCGCGGCGCTGCTCGTGGTCGCGGCGATCACGCCGGCATCCACTCCCCTCCCCGACAGGGCGCAGGACGGCCTCACGCTTGCCATCAGCGTGCTCATCGAGTCGCTGCCCTTCGTGGTGCTGGGCGTGTTGCTCTCGATCGTCATCCAGGTATGGCTTCCGCCCGGCGCGATCGAGCGGTGGATGCCGCGACGCGCGTGGGCGCGCCGCGCGGTGCTGTCGCTGCTGGGCATGTTCATCCCGGTATGCGAATGCGGGAATGTGCCGTTCGCGCGGGGTCTGATGATGCGTGGGTTCTCGGTGCCCGAGACGCTCACGTTCCTCGTGGCGGCGCCGATCGTGAACCCCATCGTGATCCTCACGACGCACCAGGCGTTCGGGTTCGACGACGGCATCCTCATCGCCCGGCTCGTGGGCGGCTACCTGGTCGCCAACCTCGTCGGCTGGCTGTACAGCCTGCATCCCGACCCGGATGCCCTGATCACCGACCGCTTCCGCGACACCTGCGACTTCGCGGCGACCGACACGGGCAGTCGGGGCCGGCGCAGCCTCGCGCAGTTCGTCGTGGAGCTGCGCGCGGTCATGCCGGCGCTCGTCATCGGATCGGGCCTGGCGGGCGCTGTGCACGTGCTGGTGCCGCGGGAGGCACTGGTCGCCATCGGGTCGAACCCCGCCCTGTCGATCGCGGTCATGATCGCCCTGGCGATGATCGTCTCGATCTGCTCCAACGTCGACGCGTTCTTCGCGCTGTCGTTCGCGTCGACCTTCACGCCCGGGGCGATCGTGGCGTTCCTCATCGTCGGGCCGATCGTCGACATCAAGATGCTGGCCCTGCTGCGCACCACCTACCGCACCCCCGTGCTCGTCGGGATGACGGTGGTGGTCGTGCTGTTCGCCTTCGCGATGGGCGTGGGGGTGAACCTGCTTGTCTGA
- a CDS encoding Fur family transcriptional regulator, giving the protein MAQRNTWQRERVRDALADAPGFVSAQTLHATLREENTGIGLATVYRALAGLAAAGDADQLQSPDGEALYRACTTSGHHHHLICRRCGRAVEIAATDVEQWAHRTAAQHGFTQAEHVVDIFGLCAACTAVAQGDAVDAGEPAVPAEDSLA; this is encoded by the coding sequence ATGGCTCAGCGGAACACCTGGCAGCGGGAGCGCGTGCGCGACGCGCTCGCCGACGCGCCGGGCTTCGTCAGCGCCCAGACGCTGCACGCGACGCTGCGCGAGGAGAACACCGGCATCGGCCTCGCCACCGTCTACCGCGCGCTCGCGGGCCTGGCCGCCGCCGGCGACGCCGACCAGCTGCAGAGCCCCGACGGCGAGGCGCTCTACCGCGCCTGCACCACCTCGGGTCACCACCATCACCTCATCTGCCGCCGATGCGGACGCGCCGTCGAGATCGCCGCGACCGACGTCGAGCAGTGGGCGCACCGCACGGCCGCCCAGCACGGATTCACGCAGGCCGAGCACGTGGTCGACATCTTCGGACTGTGCGCCGCCTGCACCGCCGTCGCCCAGGGCGACGCCGTGGACGCCGGTGAGCCGGCGGTCCCCGCCGAGGATTCGCTCGCGTGA
- a CDS encoding metal ABC transporter permease, whose amino-acid sequence MNWDDIGDALFGGVADYTAILALVQNSVWAGAVLGLVGGLIGVFVMQRDMAFAVHGISELSFAGAAAALLIGVDVVTGSIVGSLIAAGIIGGLGARARDRNSIIGVLMPFGLGLGILFLSLYDGRSANRFSLLTGQIVSVQSGQLGWLIAIGAFVLLGLLLIWRPLRFDSLDPQSAAARGVPTTAVSLTFMLLLGLIVAVAVHIIGALLVMALLVTPAAAAMRVASGPLSVPLLAAVFGVVSAVGGILLAVMGTLPVSPYITTISFVIYLVCRVVGNRRGRVTRLREAA is encoded by the coding sequence ATGAACTGGGACGACATCGGCGACGCGCTCTTCGGCGGAGTCGCCGACTACACCGCGATCCTCGCGCTCGTGCAGAACTCGGTGTGGGCGGGCGCGGTGCTCGGCCTCGTCGGCGGGCTCATCGGCGTCTTCGTGATGCAGCGCGACATGGCCTTCGCGGTGCACGGCATCAGCGAGTTGTCGTTCGCCGGTGCTGCGGCCGCCCTCCTCATCGGCGTCGACGTCGTCACGGGGTCGATCGTCGGCTCCCTCATCGCCGCCGGGATCATCGGCGGGCTCGGTGCCCGGGCACGCGACCGCAACTCGATCATCGGCGTGCTCATGCCGTTCGGCCTGGGTCTCGGCATCCTCTTCCTCTCGCTCTACGACGGACGCAGCGCCAACCGCTTCAGCCTGCTGACCGGCCAGATCGTCTCGGTGCAGTCCGGACAGCTCGGGTGGCTCATCGCCATCGGCGCCTTCGTGCTGCTGGGCCTGCTGCTCATCTGGCGCCCGCTGCGCTTCGACTCGCTCGACCCGCAGTCCGCGGCCGCGCGCGGTGTGCCGACGACCGCGGTGTCGCTGACCTTCATGCTGCTGCTGGGTCTCATCGTGGCCGTGGCCGTGCACATCATCGGGGCGCTGCTGGTCATGGCGCTGCTGGTGACCCCCGCCGCCGCGGCCATGCGCGTGGCATCGGGGCCGCTGTCGGTGCCGCTGCTGGCGGCCGTCTTCGGCGTGGTGTCGGCGGTCGGCGGCATTCTCCTCGCCGTCATGGGCACCCTGCCGGTGAGTCCGTACATCACGACCATCTCGTTCGTGATCTATCTCGTCTGTCGCGTCGTGGGGAACCGCCGCGGCCGCGTGACGCGCCTGCGGGAGGCGGCGTGA
- a CDS encoding metal ABC transporter ATP-binding protein: MSATTPGAGAPLRITGAALRRDGRDLWSGLDLEVQPGELLAVLGPSGSGKTTLLRAILGLESLSAGHIEALGRPVRRRGNRDIGYIPQQRPLPPETPLRGRDLVALGIDGHRFGFPIPRRGDRARVDALVDAVGARGFADRPVGVLSGGEQQRLRVGQALADDPRLLLCDEPLTSLDLANQQAVVGLIDAHRRRTDAAVLLVTHDINPVLGAVDRILYIAGGRFTLGTPDEVLTSRVLSDLYGAPVEVLRAGGRLVVVGAPDAEDSHHHHHHEASA; encoded by the coding sequence GTGAGCGCGACCACGCCCGGCGCCGGAGCGCCGCTGCGCATCACCGGCGCCGCGCTCCGCCGCGACGGTCGCGACCTCTGGTCGGGGCTCGACCTCGAGGTGCAGCCCGGGGAGCTCCTCGCGGTGCTGGGCCCGAGCGGGTCGGGCAAGACGACCCTCCTGCGGGCGATCCTGGGGCTTGAATCGCTGAGTGCCGGGCACATCGAGGCGCTGGGCCGGCCCGTGCGCCGTCGCGGCAACCGTGACATCGGCTACATCCCCCAGCAGCGGCCCCTTCCCCCCGAGACGCCGCTGCGCGGACGCGACCTCGTCGCGCTCGGCATCGACGGACACCGGTTCGGCTTTCCGATCCCGCGCCGCGGCGACCGGGCGCGGGTGGACGCCCTCGTCGACGCCGTCGGCGCGCGCGGTTTCGCCGACCGGCCCGTGGGGGTGCTGTCCGGCGGCGAGCAGCAGCGCCTGCGCGTCGGCCAGGCACTCGCCGACGACCCCCGGCTGCTCCTCTGCGACGAGCCGCTCACGAGCCTCGACCTCGCCAACCAGCAGGCGGTCGTCGGGCTCATCGACGCGCACCGGCGCCGGACCGATGCCGCCGTGCTGCTGGTGACCCACGACATCAACCCGGTGCTGGGCGCCGTCGACCGCATCCTCTACATCGCGGGCGGACGTTTCACACTGGGGACCCCCGACGAGGTGCTCACCTCCCGCGTGCTCAGCGACCTGTACGGCGCCCCCGTCGAGGTGCTGCGCGCGGGCGGGCGGCTCGTCGTCGTCGGCGCGCCCGACGCCGAGGACTCACACCATCACCACCACCACGAGGCATCGGCATGA
- a CDS encoding metal ABC transporter substrate-binding protein gives MTNRTTLPAAALGAASVLLLAGCSGTTPDDAATDDDALQVVASTSVYGQIAEQIGGDAVDVTSIVSSASQDPHAYEASARDQLTIQRADLIIENGGGYDPFVDALIDASGADAPVVTAVEHAHDWPENAGHDDSADDATHEHEHGDHDHVEGFNEHVWYDPHTVEHVAEDIAAALSELRPDDAAMFEENLAAFSEQIAQLEAELAGLAAAHQGEGAFVTEPAPVYLAAAAGLVDLTPPAFSEAVEEGQDVPPATLLEALDVIASGDVAVLLTNAQTAGAETAEAVDAAEDVGVPVVEVTETLPGGATYIEWMQDNIRALATALDA, from the coding sequence ATGACGAACCGCACGACGCTCCCCGCCGCCGCGCTCGGTGCGGCATCCGTGCTGCTGCTCGCCGGATGCTCCGGCACGACCCCGGACGACGCCGCGACGGACGACGACGCGCTGCAGGTGGTCGCCTCCACGAGCGTCTACGGACAGATCGCCGAGCAGATCGGCGGAGATGCCGTCGACGTCACCTCGATCGTTTCGTCGGCGTCGCAGGACCCGCACGCCTACGAGGCGAGCGCGCGGGACCAGCTGACGATCCAGCGAGCCGACCTCATCATCGAGAACGGCGGGGGCTACGACCCCTTCGTCGACGCGCTGATCGACGCGAGCGGTGCCGACGCGCCCGTCGTGACCGCCGTCGAGCACGCGCACGACTGGCCCGAGAACGCGGGGCACGACGACTCCGCGGACGACGCGACGCACGAGCACGAGCACGGCGATCACGATCACGTCGAGGGCTTCAACGAGCACGTCTGGTACGACCCGCACACCGTCGAGCACGTGGCCGAGGACATCGCCGCCGCCCTCAGCGAGCTGCGTCCGGACGACGCGGCGATGTTCGAAGAGAACCTTGCGGCGTTCTCGGAGCAGATCGCGCAGCTCGAGGCCGAGCTGGCCGGCCTCGCCGCCGCGCACCAGGGCGAGGGCGCCTTCGTCACCGAACCGGCGCCGGTGTACCTGGCCGCCGCCGCCGGGCTCGTCGACCTGACCCCGCCCGCCTTCAGTGAAGCGGTCGAAGAGGGCCAGGACGTGCCCCCTGCCACGCTGCTCGAAGCCCTCGACGTCATCGCGTCGGGTGACGTCGCCGTGCTGCTGACCAACGCGCAGACCGCCGGCGCCGAGACGGCCGAGGCGGTCGATGCGGCAGAGGACGTCGGCGTGCCCGTCGTGGAGGTCACCGAGACCCTCCCCGGCGGCGCGACGTACATTGAGTGGATGCAGGACAACATCCGCGCCCTCGCGACGGCGCTGGACGCGTGA
- a CDS encoding flagellin, which yields MGMQITTNVSALNAYRNLSSTQNDLSKSLEKLSSGLRINRAADDAAGLAISEGLKSQVSGLNVAQRNAQDGISVIQTAEGALTEVHSILQRVRDLAVQAGNDSNNADSRTAITTEVTQLVDELTRISDSTNFNGIKLLDASAGAAEDGVLSFQVGADGAASSQITVDLGSADIKTLAADLKTAIVTTDGFETPALAATTITAVDAAIKSVSSARADLGAVQNRFESTINSLAVSAENLSAAKSRITDTDMASEMVKYTASNILSQAGTAMLAQANQSTQGVLQLLR from the coding sequence ATGGGAATGCAGATCACCACCAACGTGTCGGCGCTCAACGCCTACCGCAACCTGTCCAGCACGCAGAACGACCTGTCGAAGTCGCTCGAGAAGCTCTCGAGCGGTCTGCGCATCAACCGTGCCGCGGACGACGCCGCCGGCCTCGCGATCTCGGAGGGGCTGAAGTCCCAGGTCAGCGGCCTCAACGTCGCCCAGCGCAACGCCCAGGACGGCATCTCGGTCATCCAGACCGCGGAAGGCGCCCTGACGGAGGTCCACTCGATCCTCCAGCGTGTGCGCGACCTGGCTGTGCAGGCGGGCAACGACTCGAACAACGCGGACTCCCGCACGGCGATCACCACCGAGGTGACACAGCTGGTCGACGAGCTGACGCGCATCTCCGACTCGACCAACTTCAACGGCATCAAGCTGCTGGACGCATCCGCTGGCGCCGCCGAGGACGGCGTCCTGAGCTTCCAGGTCGGTGCCGACGGCGCCGCCTCGAGCCAGATCACGGTCGACCTGGGCAGCGCCGACATCAAGACGCTGGCGGCCGACCTCAAGACGGCCATCGTCACCACCGACGGGTTCGAGACCCCGGCCCTGGCGGCGACGACCATCACGGCGGTCGACGCGGCCATCAAGTCCGTCTCGTCGGCCCGCGCCGACCTCGGTGCGGTGCAGAACCGCTTCGAGTCGACGATCAACAGCCTCGCCGTCTCGGCCGAGAACCTGTCGGCCGCGAAGAGCCGCATCACCGACACCGACATGGCGTCGGAGATGGTCAAGTACACCGCGTCGAACATCCTGTCGCAGGCCGGCACCGCCATGCTCGCGCAGGCGAACCAGTCCACGCAGGGCGTTCTGCAGCTGCTGCGCTGA
- a CDS encoding sugar-transfer associated ATP-grasp domain-containing protein, with protein sequence MTSVPHLGPRLSYLAGRVLRVDVTSLLTRARAAASRHGRRTPAVVLDMLWQAGFRGVGFQDYIDYDFAILTREERATYMTNPVSNRLSLTFDDPAYRHVFHDKVQFNRTFDAHLHREWMVIEPGNAEALRTFALRHGTIVTKEPLGHQGRGVHRYHVATVDDWPAFHRGLLARGEILVEQVIRQHDQLAALCPGTVHTTRVTAFFDGETTHILAMAQKFGRGAVSDQNSFGGFYAMLDESGRATGAGYDSHNRVYETHPDSGIRISDFQLPMFDEVIAFVDRVARIVPQVRYVGWDIAVTPQGPVLVEGNWAAGVYENKPSATGIRTGHKGRYLSAINSARPHTRDRRAALVAA encoded by the coding sequence ATGACGTCCGTTCCCCACCTCGGACCCCGCTTGAGCTACCTCGCGGGACGAGTGCTGCGCGTCGACGTCACTTCGCTGCTCACGCGGGCTCGCGCGGCCGCGTCCCGCCACGGCCGGCGCACCCCCGCCGTCGTACTGGACATGCTGTGGCAGGCGGGCTTCCGCGGCGTCGGATTTCAGGACTACATCGACTACGACTTCGCGATCCTCACCCGCGAGGAGCGCGCCACCTACATGACCAATCCGGTCTCGAACCGGCTGTCGCTCACCTTCGACGATCCGGCCTATCGCCACGTGTTCCACGACAAGGTGCAGTTCAACCGCACCTTCGACGCCCACCTGCACCGCGAGTGGATGGTCATCGAACCCGGCAACGCCGAGGCCCTCCGCACCTTCGCCCTGCGCCACGGCACGATCGTGACGAAGGAGCCCCTCGGGCACCAGGGCCGCGGCGTGCACCGCTACCACGTGGCCACCGTCGACGACTGGCCGGCGTTTCACCGAGGACTGCTCGCCCGGGGCGAGATCCTCGTCGAGCAGGTCATCCGCCAGCATGACCAGCTGGCGGCGCTCTGCCCCGGCACCGTCCACACCACCCGGGTCACGGCGTTCTTCGACGGCGAGACGACGCACATCCTCGCGATGGCGCAGAAGTTCGGCCGCGGCGCCGTCAGCGACCAGAACAGCTTCGGCGGCTTCTACGCCATGCTCGACGAATCCGGCCGGGCCACGGGCGCCGGGTACGACTCCCACAACCGGGTCTACGAAACCCACCCCGACAGCGGCATCCGCATCTCCGACTTCCAGCTCCCGATGTTCGACGAGGTGATCGCCTTCGTCGATCGCGTCGCGCGCATCGTGCCGCAGGTGCGGTACGTCGGCTGGGACATCGCCGTCACGCCTCAGGGCCCCGTGCTCGTCGAGGGCAACTGGGCCGCGGGCGTCTACGAGAACAAGCCGAGCGCCACCGGCATCCGCACCGGGCACAAGGGCCGGTACCTCTCGGCGATCAACTCGGCACGGCCCCACACGCGCGACCGTCGCGCCGCGCTCGTCGCGGCGTAG
- a CDS encoding flagellar assembly protein FliW produces MSAAVRFVAPPPGLAPHTTFTLDPVSESGGLFALRAVQDPDVRLFVLDPGAVVPDYAPVLSDSQATGLGLRSSDDAQLFVVAHMTDEGVGVNLLAPVVLNRHTGDAAQVILEGQDLPVRALLA; encoded by the coding sequence ATGAGCGCCGCGGTCCGCTTCGTCGCGCCCCCTCCGGGCCTCGCGCCGCACACGACGTTCACCCTCGACCCGGTCTCGGAATCGGGCGGGCTCTTCGCGCTCCGCGCGGTGCAGGACCCCGACGTGCGCCTGTTCGTCCTCGACCCGGGCGCGGTGGTGCCGGACTACGCGCCGGTGCTCTCCGACAGCCAGGCCACCGGCCTGGGACTGCGGTCGTCTGACGACGCCCAGCTCTTCGTCGTCGCGCACATGACGGACGAGGGTGTGGGCGTGAACCTGCTGGCGCCCGTCGTGCTGAACCGTCACACCGGGGATGCCGCGCAGGTCATCCTCGAGGGGCAGGATCTGCCCGTGCGCGCCCTTCTGGCCTGA
- the flgL gene encoding flagellar hook-associated protein FlgL, which translates to MINRVTSQAMTQTALRNLQNGLGDLARLQAQATSQRAFAAPSDNPAAAAATLDLHAAQRRTDQYARNIDDGLAWVTTVDNAIAASTSLLGRVRDLTLQGANTGAMDAASREAIAVELEGLRSELLSQANTTVLGRSVFAGTSDRPAFAADYSFTGTPGAEVHRRVSDGQTVRVDADGAEVFGEGAGSVFALVDAIVGDLRSGVNVGSRLGEVDARLDTMLGVQGAVGARQSQIERAKEATLDATVSLEARRAAVEDVDTVEVLVKLRAQELVYQSALAVTGRVLQPTLMEFLR; encoded by the coding sequence ATGATCAATCGAGTGACATCGCAGGCGATGACGCAGACCGCGCTGCGGAACCTCCAGAACGGCCTCGGCGACCTCGCCCGGCTGCAGGCGCAGGCGACGTCGCAGCGCGCGTTCGCCGCCCCCTCCGACAACCCCGCGGCCGCCGCCGCGACGCTCGATCTGCACGCCGCGCAGCGCCGCACCGACCAGTACGCGCGCAACATCGACGACGGCCTGGCATGGGTGACGACGGTGGACAACGCCATTGCGGCATCCACCTCGCTCCTCGGGCGCGTGCGCGACCTGACGCTGCAGGGCGCCAACACCGGAGCGATGGATGCCGCCTCGAGGGAGGCGATCGCCGTCGAGCTCGAGGGGCTGCGCAGCGAGCTGCTCTCCCAGGCCAACACGACGGTGCTGGGACGCTCGGTGTTCGCCGGCACCTCGGATCGCCCGGCGTTCGCGGCGGACTACTCCTTCACCGGCACGCCCGGTGCCGAAGTGCACCGCCGGGTCTCGGACGGGCAGACCGTGCGCGTCGACGCGGACGGGGCCGAGGTCTTCGGAGAGGGCGCGGGCTCGGTCTTCGCGCTCGTCGACGCCATCGTCGGAGACCTCCGCTCGGGGGTCAACGTGGGTTCCCGACTGGGCGAGGTCGACGCGAGGCTGGACACTATGCTCGGGGTGCAGGGCGCGGTGGGCGCCCGGCAGTCGCAGATCGAGCGGGCCAAGGAGGCCACATTGGATGCCACGGTCTCGCTCGAGGCGCGACGCGCAGCGGTGGAGGACGTCGACACCGTCGAGGTGCTCGTCAAGCTCCGCGCGCAGGAGCTCGTCTACCAGTCCGCGCTCGCCGTGACCGGTCGCGTGCTGCAGCCGACGCTCATGGAGTTCCTGCGATGA
- the flgK gene encoding flagellar hook-associated protein FlgK, whose protein sequence is MSTFSGLNAASSALAAARRGMDLVGQNIANQSTQGYTRQRLETSAVGAVAVAGKFAVGVQPGQGVSVDGIARLGDGVLDARVRDTLASSGYWSTRASAAVSAEATLAEPTVNGLSDRLATFWAGWQDLSNAPDSTAAAAVVLTGAETLVAQIADGYRGIAKQWSDARDAAGVMVAQVNAAAAEIAELNGAIRDTLASGASANELVDRRNVLAQGVARLSGAVGTIEQDGTMTLRLDGNALVSGADARRLTLDGPPSIEAGTPTTVRWEGGAAVVVSSGELGGLLSVIAPADEGGVLAGLAHSHNGLAAALAEAVNAQHRQGTTAAGAPGGDFFSLAAGAPAALGLAVVPTGRSELALAAPGAGALDGGNADALAGIGERADGPDAFWADVVSRLAVDTAADVGRATRAETGAVAAVAAQQSVAGVDTDEETVNLLMYQTAYQAAARVMTAVDEALDVLINRTGLVGR, encoded by the coding sequence ATGTCGACATTCAGTGGGTTGAACGCGGCGTCCAGCGCGCTGGCCGCGGCGCGTCGAGGCATGGACCTCGTGGGGCAGAACATCGCCAATCAGTCCACGCAGGGCTACACCCGGCAGCGCCTCGAGACCTCCGCCGTCGGCGCGGTCGCGGTCGCGGGAAAGTTCGCGGTGGGCGTGCAGCCCGGGCAGGGGGTGTCGGTCGACGGGATCGCGCGCCTCGGCGACGGGGTGCTCGACGCCCGCGTGCGCGACACGCTGGCCTCGTCGGGGTACTGGTCCACGCGGGCCAGCGCGGCGGTCTCCGCCGAGGCGACCCTGGCCGAGCCGACCGTCAACGGGCTCTCCGACCGGCTGGCGACGTTCTGGGCCGGCTGGCAGGACCTGTCGAACGCGCCGGATTCGACCGCGGCCGCCGCCGTGGTGCTCACCGGCGCCGAGACGCTGGTCGCGCAGATCGCCGACGGATACCGCGGCATCGCAAAGCAGTGGTCCGACGCACGGGATGCCGCGGGGGTCATGGTGGCGCAGGTCAACGCGGCCGCCGCGGAGATCGCCGAGCTCAACGGCGCGATCCGCGACACCCTGGCATCCGGCGCGTCGGCGAACGAGCTCGTCGACCGGCGCAACGTGCTCGCGCAGGGCGTCGCCCGGCTCTCGGGGGCCGTGGGGACGATCGAGCAGGACGGCACGATGACGCTGCGGCTCGACGGCAACGCCCTCGTCTCGGGGGCCGATGCTCGGCGCCTGACCCTCGACGGGCCCCCGTCGATCGAGGCCGGAACGCCGACGACCGTCCGCTGGGAGGGCGGCGCGGCCGTCGTCGTCTCCAGCGGCGAGCTGGGGGGCCTGCTCTCGGTGATCGCGCCCGCCGACGAGGGCGGGGTGCTGGCGGGTCTCGCGCACTCGCACAACGGCCTGGCGGCGGCGCTCGCCGAAGCCGTCAACGCCCAGCACCGGCAGGGGACGACCGCCGCCGGCGCACCCGGCGGCGACTTCTTCTCGCTGGCGGCGGGCGCTCCCGCCGCGCTGGGCCTCGCCGTCGTTCCCACCGGCCGCAGCGAGCTGGCGCTCGCCGCCCCGGGGGCCGGAGCCCTCGACGGTGGCAACGCCGACGCGCTGGCCGGCATCGGGGAGCGCGCGGACGGACCGGATGCGTTCTGGGCCGACGTGGTCTCGCGGCTCGCCGTGGACACGGCCGCCGATGTCGGACGCGCGACCAGGGCCGAGACGGGCGCGGTGGCCGCCGTCGCCGCCCAGCAGTCGGTCGCCGGCGTCGACACCGACGAGGAGACGGTGAACCTGCTGATGTACCAGACCGCCTACCAGGCGGCCGCTCGCGTCATGACCGCCGTCGACGAAGCCCTCGACGTGCTCATCAACCGCACCGGCCTCGTCGGCCGCTGA
- the flgN gene encoding flagellar export chaperone FlgN, which produces MQLWQERELLELLLFKLEEQRLLLEAGSVRWIHFATREIEQVLEQLRVSGLGRDVEVASVGREWGVPDAATLAELIDAAPSDAWREVFAEHRVALTARMSEVAQLKDSNEVHLRAGARAVEEMLAGLAASTGEYTTRGERVREDTARIVDKQM; this is translated from the coding sequence ATGCAGCTCTGGCAGGAGCGGGAGCTGCTGGAACTGCTGCTGTTCAAGCTCGAGGAGCAGCGTCTGCTCCTCGAAGCGGGGAGCGTGAGGTGGATCCATTTCGCCACCCGCGAGATCGAGCAGGTGCTCGAGCAGCTGCGCGTGTCGGGACTCGGACGCGACGTCGAGGTCGCCTCCGTCGGACGCGAGTGGGGCGTGCCGGATGCCGCGACGCTGGCAGAGCTGATCGATGCTGCTCCGTCGGACGCCTGGCGCGAGGTCTTCGCCGAGCACCGGGTGGCACTGACCGCCCGCATGTCCGAGGTCGCCCAGCTCAAGGACTCCAACGAAGTGCACCTGCGCGCCGGAGCGCGCGCGGTGGAGGAGATGCTGGCCGGTCTCGCCGCCAGCACCGGCGAATACACCACACGCGGCGAGCGGGTTCGGGAGGACACCGCTCGCATCGTGGACAAGCAGATGTGA